One region of Tumebacillus amylolyticus genomic DNA includes:
- a CDS encoding ABC transporter permease, with protein sequence MCFPNLIWRRRLQVVNELLTTFADRWTDILESSLQHMTLSLIALFWAILISIPLGVLLTRYRKLAGAVLGLVSILQTIPSLALLGFMIPVFGIGSVPAIIAMVAYALLPILRNTYTGILDVDSALLEAGRGMGMTRFQLLRMVELPLARPMIFAGIRTATVMTIGVATLASFIGAGGLGDLILRGISMVDTGVILAGAVPAAVLAIVFDLLLAWIDRLATPKGLRIRKELN encoded by the coding sequence ATGTGCTTTCCAAACCTTATCTGGAGGAGGCGGCTGCAAGTGGTGAATGAACTTTTGACGACGTTCGCTGACCGTTGGACAGACATCTTGGAGTCGAGCCTGCAACATATGACGCTCTCGTTGATCGCGTTGTTCTGGGCGATCTTGATTTCGATTCCCTTGGGCGTTCTGTTGACTCGATATCGTAAATTGGCAGGGGCAGTTCTCGGACTCGTTTCCATCTTACAAACCATCCCGAGCCTTGCGTTGCTTGGGTTCATGATTCCCGTCTTCGGCATTGGGTCGGTTCCGGCGATCATTGCGATGGTCGCGTATGCGCTGCTTCCGATCCTTCGCAATACCTACACGGGCATTCTCGATGTGGATTCGGCGCTTCTCGAAGCGGGACGCGGCATGGGCATGACGCGTTTTCAATTGCTGAGAATGGTGGAACTGCCGCTCGCACGTCCGATGATCTTCGCCGGTATTCGCACCGCGACGGTCATGACGATCGGCGTGGCCACGCTCGCTTCGTTTATCGGGGCCGGTGGCCTCGGCGACTTGATCCTGCGCGGGATCTCGATGGTCGATACGGGCGTTATCTTGGCAGGGGCCGTTCCGGCGGCGGTGCTGGCGATTGTGTTCGACTTGCTTCTGGCTTGGATTGACCGCTTGGCAACGCCCAAAGGTCTGCGTATTCGAAAAGAACTGAACTAA
- a CDS encoding cation:proton antiporter, whose product MHSHAVELAQTFLTAILLVFFVGTLGGKLSEKLRIPDVVLFILIGMLLSPSVLDLVDIRSESTANQAILLFGASFILFHGGMITRLSVLKEVWRTITLLSTLGVVVTALVVAVAAVWIFDMSFMPALLLGSILASTDPAALVPIFQKFPVRRKVSQTVITESAFTDATGAIMATVVFSLLMTTGAAVEWGSIGLQFAQLALGGIVVGAIVGWIAAFLISENDRGLLREFAPMVIVITVLAAYLGAEWIHASGFMSVFVAGLMIGNAESFKLTILPKQEHAAHEFIDAVSLKLRMLIFILLGSQVDFSVLQDYGLQGLLVVLVFVFLARPITVLSCLLPDRRAKWKRNEILFLFWTRETGVIAAALVGIVGSSGLEDAKLMSAIAFVAILFTLLLQASTTPFVAKKLGLLEEQQVREKGHL is encoded by the coding sequence ATGCATTCTCATGCTGTCGAACTCGCTCAAACCTTTTTAACGGCAATCTTACTTGTCTTCTTCGTAGGGACGCTTGGCGGGAAGCTCTCCGAAAAGCTGCGCATCCCGGACGTGGTGCTGTTCATCCTCATCGGGATGTTGCTCTCGCCATCCGTATTGGATCTGGTGGACATCCGATCCGAATCGACCGCCAATCAAGCGATTCTCCTGTTCGGGGCGTCGTTCATCCTCTTCCACGGCGGCATGATTACGCGCCTGTCCGTGCTCAAGGAAGTCTGGCGGACGATCACGTTGCTTTCAACACTCGGGGTTGTCGTGACGGCTCTCGTGGTCGCCGTCGCCGCAGTCTGGATTTTCGACATGTCGTTTATGCCGGCGCTGTTGCTCGGGTCAATCTTGGCTTCCACAGACCCGGCGGCTCTCGTGCCGATCTTTCAAAAGTTTCCCGTGCGTCGCAAAGTCAGCCAGACGGTCATCACGGAGTCGGCGTTTACCGATGCGACCGGGGCGATCATGGCGACCGTTGTGTTCTCGCTGTTGATGACGACCGGAGCCGCCGTCGAGTGGGGCTCGATCGGGTTGCAGTTCGCACAGCTCGCATTGGGCGGGATCGTCGTCGGCGCCATCGTCGGATGGATCGCCGCTTTCCTAATCTCCGAGAACGACCGCGGTCTGCTTCGGGAGTTTGCCCCGATGGTCATCGTCATTACGGTGCTCGCCGCGTACTTGGGTGCGGAGTGGATTCATGCCAGCGGATTCATGAGCGTGTTCGTCGCCGGGTTGATGATCGGGAATGCGGAGTCGTTCAAACTGACCATCCTCCCCAAACAAGAGCACGCCGCTCACGAGTTCATCGACGCGGTGTCCTTGAAGTTGCGCATGTTGATCTTCATCTTGCTGGGCAGTCAAGTCGATTTCAGCGTTCTCCAGGATTACGGACTGCAAGGGCTGCTCGTCGTCTTGGTCTTCGTATTCCTCGCACGTCCGATCACCGTGCTGAGCTGCTTGCTGCCGGATCGCAGGGCGAAATGGAAACGCAACGAAATTCTCTTCCTGTTCTGGACGCGCGAAACGGGCGTCATCGCCGCCGCGTTGGTCGGGATCGTCGGAAGCTCCGGCTTGGAAGACGCGAAGCTGATGTCGGCGATCGCTTTCGTTGCGATTCTGTTCACGTTGCTCTTGCAAGCCAGCACGACGCCGTTCGTCGCGAAAAAGCTGGGACTTTTGGAGGAACAGCAAGTTCGCGAAAAAGGCCACCTGTGA
- a CDS encoding chromate transporter: MNVPALFEVLRVSFKLGLTSFGGPVAHLGYFRAEYVEKRKWLDERAFADLVALCQVLPGPASSQVGIAIGMMRAGWLGGVASWIGFTMPSAILLAVFAWLLQGMDAGEPSWLHGLLVAAVAIVAQAVWGMAKSLTPDRPRATLAVCAAIVTLLWPSALVQILLILAAGLIGWTWLAKPSVVNVQEAPLHLSKRGAVLCLLLLAACLLGLPWVRPTSPLLAEFDSFFRVGSLVFGGGHVVLPMLQAEVVPTGWITETQFLAGYGAAQAVPGPLFTFASYIGAILAGWKGAVIATVAIFLPSFLLVGGSLPFWSTLRGMPKVQAVLNGINAAVVGILLAALYNPVWTKAIREPIDVALALLTFGLLVFWKVPAWVVVLVCGGIGSLLY; the protein is encoded by the coding sequence ATGAACGTTCCCGCCTTATTTGAAGTATTACGAGTCTCATTCAAACTGGGTCTGACCTCATTTGGAGGACCTGTTGCTCACTTAGGGTACTTCCGAGCGGAGTACGTGGAGAAGCGAAAGTGGCTCGATGAGCGAGCCTTTGCCGATTTGGTGGCACTGTGTCAAGTCCTACCGGGACCTGCGAGTAGTCAGGTGGGGATCGCCATCGGCATGATGAGGGCTGGATGGTTGGGGGGCGTGGCTTCGTGGATTGGATTTACGATGCCGTCCGCGATCCTCTTAGCTGTATTTGCATGGCTTCTACAAGGAATGGATGCAGGTGAACCGAGTTGGCTCCACGGGTTGTTGGTCGCAGCTGTGGCGATCGTGGCACAGGCCGTCTGGGGGATGGCGAAATCTCTGACCCCGGATCGTCCACGAGCAACGCTTGCCGTCTGCGCAGCGATTGTGACGCTGCTCTGGCCTTCCGCACTGGTTCAAATCCTACTGATCCTTGCCGCCGGTTTGATTGGATGGACGTGGTTGGCTAAGCCGTCCGTAGTCAATGTCCAAGAGGCACCTCTGCATCTCTCAAAACGCGGGGCCGTGCTTTGCTTGCTCCTACTTGCCGCATGCTTGCTGGGTTTGCCGTGGGTTCGTCCTACATCTCCTTTGCTTGCGGAGTTCGATAGCTTTTTCAGAGTTGGTTCCCTGGTATTTGGCGGCGGGCACGTCGTGTTGCCTATGCTGCAAGCGGAAGTGGTTCCAACAGGTTGGATAACCGAAACGCAATTTCTAGCCGGGTATGGAGCGGCGCAGGCCGTGCCGGGGCCGCTGTTTACGTTCGCCTCATACATAGGTGCAATTCTGGCAGGTTGGAAAGGGGCCGTGATCGCCACGGTCGCCATTTTTCTCCCGTCGTTCTTGCTGGTGGGTGGCTCTCTGCCGTTTTGGTCGACTCTGCGGGGGATGCCGAAGGTTCAAGCGGTGTTGAATGGAATCAACGCAGCGGTGGTCGGCATTCTGCTCGCTGCCTTGTACAATCCGGTCTGGACCAAGGCGATCCGAGAACCGATAGACGTGGCGTTGGCGTTGTTGACATTCGGGTTGTTGGTTTTTTGGAAAGTACCCGCGTGGGTGGTAGTCCTCGTGTGTGGTGGGATTGGGAGCCTCTTGTACTAG
- a CDS encoding glycine betaine ABC transporter substrate-binding protein, producing MKKGTIKALLAGTLAVSLAGLVTGCSAVTGSKASDEITVVGKNFTEQDIMANLVGLMLEKNTDLKVKTKSYLGGTDVCFSAMKSGSADVYVEYTGTGLVNIMGEKVMSDSDAVYQKVKNEFPDKYKIEWLNPIGFNNTYAIAVTQETAKQYNLKTVSDLKAHQGEIVFGTEQEFLDRDDGLKGMKSTYGLNFKDVKAMDPGLKYQALTSGKVQAIDAFTTDGQLAKNNLVLLADDQHFFPPYYAAPIVRSEVLKQHPEVGDVLNKLAGKIDEKQMAELNAEVDIEKKKAGDVAEHWLEEQGLVKK from the coding sequence TTGAAAAAAGGAACAATCAAAGCTTTGCTTGCAGGTACACTCGCTGTTTCGCTTGCCGGATTGGTGACGGGGTGCTCCGCCGTGACCGGTTCGAAAGCGTCCGATGAAATCACAGTCGTCGGCAAAAACTTCACGGAACAAGACATCATGGCGAACTTGGTCGGGCTGATGTTGGAGAAAAACACCGACCTCAAAGTCAAAACCAAATCCTACCTCGGCGGCACGGACGTCTGTTTCAGCGCCATGAAGAGCGGCAGCGCCGACGTCTACGTCGAATACACCGGCACGGGCCTCGTGAACATCATGGGAGAAAAAGTGATGAGCGACTCCGACGCCGTCTATCAAAAAGTGAAAAACGAGTTCCCCGACAAATACAAAATCGAATGGCTGAACCCCATCGGGTTCAACAACACGTACGCGATCGCCGTCACACAGGAAACGGCGAAACAGTACAACTTGAAAACCGTCTCCGATCTCAAAGCGCACCAAGGCGAGATCGTGTTCGGCACGGAGCAGGAATTCCTCGACCGCGACGACGGCCTCAAGGGGATGAAGAGCACCTACGGCTTGAACTTCAAAGACGTCAAAGCGATGGACCCCGGACTCAAGTACCAAGCGCTCACCTCCGGAAAAGTCCAAGCGATTGACGCGTTCACCACAGACGGCCAATTGGCGAAAAACAACCTCGTGCTGCTCGCAGACGATCAGCATTTCTTCCCGCCGTACTACGCTGCGCCGATCGTGCGAAGTGAAGTGCTGAAGCAACACCCGGAAGTCGGAGATGTGTTGAACAAGCTGGCCGGAAAAATCGACGAGAAGCAAATGGCGGAACTGAACGCCGAAGTGGATATCGAGAAGAAAAAGGCCGGCGACGTTGCAGAACACTGGTTGGAAGAGCAAGGGCTCGTGAAAAAGTAA
- a CDS encoding ABC transporter ATP-binding protein, producing MKRNAVEFRNVTKSYGDNVVIDNLNLSIPQGNIVVLVGPSGCGKTTTMKMINRLIESTSGEVRVFNQDIQAQNSAELRRRIGYVIQQIGLFPHMTIAENISLVPRLTDGKKGHDLTKIDQLLELVGLDAASYRDRYPAELSGGQQQRVGVARALMANPPIILMDEPFSALDPITREQLQDELIRLNQELHKTIVFVTHDMDEALKIADELIIMQGGQVIQQGTPDHILRHPVNDFVRGFIGEKRLAAKPALTVADVMLLQPVKMSRYKGLAEAVQTMQRKRVTAILVADQDGRYHGIADTADIYKRYSEESKTLADVMRTDAPTLRPETPLWDAITLVQDAPYGHVPVVSGEGKLVGIVTRACLVDVLSKPYLEEAAASGE from the coding sequence GTGAAAAGAAATGCAGTCGAGTTTCGCAATGTCACCAAATCGTATGGGGACAACGTGGTGATCGACAACTTGAATTTGTCGATCCCACAGGGCAACATCGTCGTGCTCGTCGGACCGTCCGGGTGCGGCAAGACGACCACGATGAAGATGATCAACCGCCTCATCGAGTCCACCTCAGGCGAAGTCCGCGTGTTTAACCAAGACATTCAAGCGCAGAATTCCGCCGAGCTCCGCCGCCGCATCGGGTATGTGATCCAGCAGATCGGTCTGTTTCCACACATGACGATCGCCGAGAACATCTCACTGGTACCGCGTTTGACCGATGGCAAAAAAGGTCATGATCTGACCAAGATTGATCAGTTGCTGGAACTGGTCGGGCTTGATGCAGCCTCGTATCGTGACCGCTACCCCGCCGAATTGTCGGGGGGCCAACAGCAGCGTGTCGGTGTGGCACGCGCGCTGATGGCGAATCCGCCCATCATCTTGATGGACGAACCGTTTTCCGCGCTCGACCCGATTACGCGGGAACAATTGCAAGACGAACTCATCCGTTTAAACCAAGAACTCCACAAAACCATCGTATTTGTCACGCACGACATGGACGAGGCGCTGAAGATCGCCGATGAACTCATCATCATGCAAGGCGGTCAAGTCATCCAGCAGGGCACTCCTGACCACATTCTGCGCCATCCTGTGAACGACTTTGTACGTGGTTTTATCGGGGAAAAACGTCTCGCGGCCAAACCGGCGCTCACCGTCGCCGACGTGATGCTCCTTCAACCGGTCAAGATGAGCCGCTACAAAGGCCTCGCCGAAGCGGTGCAGACCATGCAACGCAAGCGGGTCACCGCGATTCTCGTCGCCGATCAAGACGGCCGCTACCACGGAATTGCCGACACGGCCGATATCTACAAGCGCTATTCGGAGGAGTCCAAGACGCTCGCCGATGTCATGCGCACAGATGCACCGACCCTGCGTCCCGAAACTCCGCTGTGGGATGCGATCACGTTGGTGCAAGATGCACCCTACGGACACGTACCGGTCGTGAGCGGAGAGGGGAAACTCGTCGGGATCGTAACCCGCGCTTGCTTGGTCGATGTGCTTTCCAAACCTTATCTGGAGGAGGCGGCTGCAAGTGGTGAATGA
- a CDS encoding glycine betaine uptake BCCT transporter codes for MVFYVAIAIVGLFVIWGAVFPSQLLDVANQLLALTTAKFGWFYLIATVFVLGFSIYLAFSKYGTVRLGPDDSEPEFSDLTWFAMLFSAGMGIGLVFWGVAEPIDHYVNPPLGTPGSTPEAARVAMRYSFFHWGLQPWAIYSILGLVLAYFQFRKGAKGLISSTFLPLLGDRVNGPIGKTIDILAILATVFGVATSLGFGALQINGGLHSVFNSPISPVMQIGIMVVLLILYLLSSTTGLEKGIKALSNLNLYVAFALLLFTLLLGPTSFLFDTFTTTLGDYLQNLVQMSLRLTPFSGGTWVGDWTLFYWAWWIAWAPFVGMFIARVSKGRTIKEFVIGVMLVPSFMSFVWFSVFGGTALHFELFEHYGIAQAVLQDNTAALFSTLAHLPLGYWVSLLATLLIVTFFVTSADSATFVLGMLSSEGDLNPSNRVKITWGVLQAAIAVVLLLSGGLQALQTASIVTALPFSIIMLLMCYSIHKALRAEYKEISRLRRKREQKLDELILLQTEES; via the coding sequence ATGGTCTTCTATGTCGCGATTGCCATCGTAGGATTATTTGTTATATGGGGTGCCGTTTTTCCCAGCCAGTTGTTGGACGTGGCCAATCAATTATTGGCGCTTACAACGGCGAAGTTCGGCTGGTTTTATTTGATTGCCACCGTGTTTGTGCTGGGCTTTTCCATCTATTTAGCGTTTAGCAAGTACGGCACCGTTCGACTTGGTCCGGATGATTCCGAGCCTGAGTTCTCCGACTTGACGTGGTTCGCCATGCTGTTTAGCGCCGGCATGGGGATCGGGTTGGTGTTTTGGGGCGTGGCAGAACCGATCGACCATTACGTGAACCCACCGCTTGGAACTCCCGGTAGCACGCCGGAAGCCGCGCGCGTTGCCATGCGCTACTCGTTTTTCCATTGGGGTCTCCAGCCTTGGGCGATCTACTCCATTCTCGGTTTGGTGCTTGCCTACTTCCAGTTCCGCAAAGGTGCGAAGGGGTTGATCAGTTCCACGTTCCTCCCGCTGCTTGGAGACCGTGTGAACGGACCCATCGGCAAAACCATCGACATCCTCGCGATCTTGGCCACTGTGTTCGGCGTTGCGACATCGCTTGGATTTGGAGCCTTGCAAATCAACGGCGGTTTGCATTCCGTCTTCAACTCTCCGATCTCTCCTGTGATGCAGATCGGGATCATGGTGGTTCTGTTGATTCTGTATCTGCTCTCTTCCACAACCGGTCTGGAAAAAGGAATCAAAGCACTCAGCAACCTCAACCTCTACGTGGCGTTTGCGCTGCTTCTGTTCACGCTCCTGCTCGGCCCGACTTCCTTTTTGTTTGACACCTTCACGACGACCCTTGGGGACTATCTGCAGAATCTCGTGCAGATGAGCTTGCGGCTGACCCCTTTTTCCGGCGGTACGTGGGTGGGCGACTGGACTTTGTTCTACTGGGCGTGGTGGATTGCGTGGGCCCCGTTTGTCGGCATGTTCATCGCGAGGGTTTCCAAAGGTCGAACGATCAAGGAATTTGTGATCGGTGTGATGTTGGTACCCAGTTTCATGAGTTTCGTTTGGTTTTCCGTTTTTGGCGGCACCGCGTTGCACTTTGAACTCTTCGAGCACTACGGGATCGCACAAGCCGTGCTACAGGACAATACGGCCGCCCTCTTCAGCACGCTCGCACACCTTCCCTTAGGGTATTGGGTATCGTTGTTGGCCACGCTCTTGATCGTGACGTTCTTCGTCACCTCCGCCGATTCGGCAACGTTCGTTCTCGGCATGCTCTCCTCCGAGGGGGACTTGAACCCGTCGAACAGAGTCAAAATCACATGGGGGGTCCTACAAGCCGCAATCGCTGTCGTGTTGTTGCTCAGCGGCGGGCTCCAAGCTTTGCAGACCGCTTCCATTGTGACTGCGCTCCCCTTCTCCATCATCATGTTGCTGATGTGCTACTCGATCCACAAAGCCCTGCGGGCTGAGTACAAAGAAATTTCGCGCCTCCGCAGAAAACGGGAACAAAAACTGGACGAGTTGATTCTCTTGCAAACGGAAGAAAGCTGA